A region of the Bacteroidota bacterium genome:
AGTTGGCAGAATTGATTCAGGAAGCGGATTTGCCTCCCGGAGTCGTGAACATCATCACAGGTTTGGCGCGACGGGTGCCGAACTTAGTGGTCCATCCCCTGACGTGGATAAAATCGCGTTTACAGGTTCGACCGACGTCGGCAAGATCATCCAAAGGGCGACCGCCGGACCAACAAAAGGTGACCTCGGAGTTGCTGCAGGCTGAGAATATCATTTTCGAAGACGCACCGCTGGATCAAGCTGTCGAAGGCATCATCAATGGCATCTATTTCCACCAAGTCGTCTGCTGCGCGGGTTCGCGTCTGTTTGTGCAGGAGGGGTAGCGACACGGGTCATCCGAAAGCTCAAAGACAGAATGAAAACCCTGATCGTGGGCGATCCGCTGGATGAAAACACGGGACGTCGGCGCGATTAATTCTGGAAGTCAGCTCAAACGATCCAGGATTACATCAAATCGGGCAAGGAAGGCGCAGAAATGTTCCAGAATGCCTGTTCGTTGCCGGAAAGCTTTTGGTGCCGTCCGACGTTGTTTTGAATGCGTCGCAGAGCCACCGCATCGTGCAAGAGGAGATTGGTCCCGTCTTGGGCAGTCCGATTCCGTACCGTCGAAGAGGTGATCGAAAAGGCCAACAATACGAGCTACGGCCTTAGCGCCGGTTTGGACCGGACAAGGGCTCCAAGATTTCCCAAGTCAGCAGCAAGCTGCGGGCCGGGTGATCTGGGCGAATACGTACAACAAATTCGATCCGCATCACCCTTTGGCGCTAAGGGAAAGCGGCTTCGGCAGGAAGGCGGACTGCACGGGCTGGGGGCCTATGTGCGGTTTTGATCTAATTCAATGATTCAGAAGTGAGTATTGCGAAAGCATCGTATTGATACAGAATACAATGGCAAAGACAAAAACACCAGCGGAAGGCAGCAAAAACAACGGCAAGAAGCCCGTTGCACCACCTGTTGCAAAGACATCGGCCAAGGCCGAAACGGTCGCCAAGGCTACGCCCAAGGCCCCGCCGATCGCCAAGGCGACGACACAACCCGTTGCGGCAGCCAAGCCCTTGACCCCGCCCGCTCCAAGCAACGGCAAGGAAGCCAAAGCCGCTACCGCCCCGCCGAAGATACGTGCGCTTGAACGTCCAAAAGACCTACAAGCTTCTACATCGGCGGAGGCTTTCCCGCACCGAATCCGGACGCTACATCGGCTTTCCAAGAATGCCGCCGGCGAACTCATTGCCAACTATTGCCGTGGCTCACGCAAGGATTTCCGCAATGCCGTCGTCGTTGCCCGCAATGCCTTCAATGGTTGGGCCAACCGCGCCCATTTCAACCGCGGGCAGATCCTCTACCGCATCGCCGAGATGATGGAAGGCCGCAGGGCGCAGTTCACCGCCGAACTCGTGGACCAAGGCTTGACCTTCGCTGCGGCAGAAAACGAAGTTTCCGCAGCCATCGACCGCATGGTCTACTACGCCGGATGGTGCGACAAGTACCAGCAGATTTTCAGTTCGGTGAATGCCGTCTCGTCGAGCCATTTTGACTTCTCGATGCAGGAGGCGATGGGCGTGATTTCGGTGTTTGCGCCGAAGGAACATGGTTTGCTCGGACTCGTTTCCGTGGTAGCGCCGCTGATTGCGGGTGGCAACACGGTCATTGTCTTGGCTTCCGAGCAATTCCCGCTCACCGCGATCACATTCGCGGAGGTCATCAACAGCAGCGACGTGCCCGGCGGGGTCGTCAACATCCTAACGGGCCTCCAATCCGAACTGAAAGACCATTTCTCGACCCACATGGATGTCAATGGAATGGTCTATGCCGGCAAAGACACCGCGATGATCGCCACCCTTCAGAAAAATGCAACCAACAACGTCAAGCGCATCCTCGTGAACAAAACCGAGGATTGGTTTGCCGATGCCGCACAAAGCCCTTACCTCATCGCCGAGGCACAGGAAGTCAAGACAACTTGGCACCCCGTGGGAGTTTGAGTTCGAGGAAACAGTTCGAGGGAGGGTTTGCGTCTTCGGCGCTACCCGCAATGCGTTGTGAGCGCCGATGACGCTACGGGGGCTATTGGAAGGCTTTGCCAGATAGCGGGATAAACTTGCTGTTTCAACAACTCAATTGTCCAGAATGTTAGTGGAGATGGAGAAATTTGATGCCCCAATGAGAAAATATGATCGTGGTTGCACCAATGGGTCTTCGGTCACTTGGATCACCCCCTTGAGAGAGATGTATTTTGCCGGATCGACCCTGATTTTGATTTTCGGAGTCGATAATAACCGGGTTCGCCAATCTTTTGCCGTGCGATACGAGTTGGATGGAACCATCTGCTTGCATATCCAGGCGCAAGATGACGGTGACATTGCCTTTGGGGAGTGGAAAAACAACCCTTACAAAATGGCGGTTCAATTCTGGGATAAAGCAGGCGGATAGAATCCCGCATAAACTACGCGGTTCGTTTTGAGCGTTTTGCGAAGCCAGCAAGTCAACTGGTTGGCCTCGTTTTGGTCTCTGAGCCGGATGATTTCGCTTCCCATGCCGCGACTTGTTTCCAGTGGTTCCAATGGAATGTTGAGTTGATTCATCCGTGTGCTGACAAGTTGGATGAGCAAACGTGCAAAGGGTCGTATGAAGCTGTACCATTGCGACCAAACCTCCAATTTGTATTGGCCGGTATGCTCATAAAACTCCGCTATTTTGGGATTCAGCAGTTGTGACTTTGGATCAGCAGGGTCCAGAAGGATGCGAAAGTCCTGCAAAAGGCCAATCGAAGGATCATTTTCTGTGACTTGTAAGCCCTCCTTTGCGGCATAGTCCTTGTAGAAATTCTCGCCCACCAAATGATTGTCTGCGGTCGGACCATCGAGCCAGCCCATCTTCGACAGGTCAATCCGCCTTCCCGTTGTGGCAATCCAGAGGTTGATGATCGCTTGAAGGAGTTTTCCAATCATGGCTGCAATTGTAGTTGAATAGGCAATTTGCAAAGAAAATCTCCTTCGTCCACCAACAGGCGCCAAGACTTGGGAGAAACGATAGGATACTTACCACGGAATGCCTTGGGCCAAATGCCATCCGCAATCACATGATTTCAAATTAAATTGGAACTCGAGAATTTTGCGAATTTTGCCGCGTCGAGAGACAATCTAGTTGCAGGAAGGAGTCAAAATGAAAATCAAAATTATCGGTTTCCAGTGGGTTTGGTTGGTCATTCTGATGACACTGTCAGGACATTTATTCGCCCAGCGCCCAATCTCCGGCACCGTCAAGGACGAAAAGGGCAAAGGCATCGCCTACGCCCGCGTGATGATCAAAAGTACCACGGTGGGTACAGTCACCGATACGCTGGGAAAATTTAACCTCAAGTCCAAGGGCAACGGTCCCGACACCCTCGTCGTTTCTTACCTGGGCTACACGACCCTCAATTTTCCGGTCGCTGCGGGGGCGGATGCCAGCAACCTGAACCTCAAAATGAAGGAGGTCGAGAGCACCATCAACGATGTGGTCATCACAGCCGGCATGATTGAGGCGAGCAACGAAAGCAATGTGGCCGTCCTCAAGCCGCTTGACATTGTGACGACTGCAGGTAGCCAAGGCGATATCGCCGGCGCGATCCAAACCCTTCCCGGCGTGCAGCGCAACGGTGGCGACCAAACCGGACTCATGGTGCGTGGCGGTGATGTGAGCGAAACAGCCGTGATCGTGGATGGGACAATTGCCCAAAATGCATTCGGCCCCGCAGTGCCTGGCGTGGGTGCAAGAAGCCGATTCAGCCCATTTCAGTTTAAGGGAACGGCCTTCAGCTCAGGTGGATACAGTGTGCGCTACGGCCAAGCAATGTCTTCGGTGTTGGATTTGCAAACCAATGACATGCCCGACGAAAGCACCATCAATTTCGGCTTGAACATGGCGGGCGTTTATTTCTCCGGTGCCAAAAAGTTTGAAAACAGCGCGGTTGAATTTGCTGCGAATTACACCAACGTGGCACCGTTTTTCCTGCTTGCCGCTGCGAATGTCGATTTTTATGCGCCACCAACAGGCGCTGGATTTTCCGGTCGATGGGTGAGCAAGGTCGGCGGAGACAAGGGCATTTTCAAGATGAATTTCAATCAGACCTTCAGCAAAGTCGGCATTGAAATTCCCGATCCGGCATCGCCCGGCGAAAAGATCAATTTCTTGATCAAAAACGAATACACCTTTTTCAATGCCAGCTTCTCCTATTGGCTCCGTCCGACGTGGAAAGTCTTCACCGCAGTGGCTTACAGCGACAATACCGACGACATCGAATGGGGCACTTTCCCCTCGCAGCGCGCAGACAACCGCACGCAAGCGCGTGGCGAACTGCTTTGGCTCCCCAAAGCCCGCCTCAGTTTCTTGCTCGGGACCGATTTGCAGCGGTATCGGTACACCCAACGCTTTGATACGCTCTTGGGTGGATTCGACGAATTTATCCCGGCCGGTTATTTCGAAGCACAATGGAAACCCAAAAGTTGGCTTGGATTCAAAGCAGGTGTCCGCGCGGAATACAGCCAATTGCTTGCCAAAGGCAATGTCGCGCCAAGAGCTTCGTTGGCTGTGAAAACGGGCGCGAACAGCCAGATTTCGATGGCAGGAGGCTATTTTTACCAAGCTCCGCAACCCAATTACCTGCTTTTCGGCTATCGCCCGGACTTTCAACACAGCATTCACAGCCTGCTCAACTACCAATGGATGCGCGATGACCGCACGATTCGCGTCGAAGCCTATTGGAAGCTCTACAACAACCTGATTTTGGAGAATGGAATTCCCTATTCGCCCAATCAATTCCGCTTTTACTACGGCCAAGTGGACAATGGCGGCAGCGGCTACGCACGCGGCATCGACGTATTCTGGCGCGACCGGAAGTCCATCAAAAACTTTGATTATTGGATTTCTTACAGCTTCATTGACACCGAGCGTCAATACCAAAATTATCCCGAGCAGGCCACCCCGGATTTCGTCTCGACCCACAACCTCAATGTGATCACGAAATATTGGTGGAACAAGCCGCAGATCAGCATCAACGTCAGCTACAATTACGCAAGCGGCAGACCTTATTACGATCCGCTGGCAACTTCATTCTTGTCTGACAATGCGCCCGATTTCCACAACGTGTCTTTGAGCGTGGCACATTTGCGCTCGCTCAAGAAGATTTTTGCTGTGTTTTATGGAGGTCTGGACAACGTATTGAACCAAAAGAACGTATTGGGCTATCGTTACTCGTCAACTGGATTGGAACGTTATCCGATTTTGCCACCCTTGTACCGCTCTGTATTCGTAGGAGCCAATTTCTCCTTGTCCAAATTCAATAAAGATGAATTGTAATTACATGAAGAAGATCAACTTGAAATTCACCCTTTTGATTGCCCTGATGGCCTTTGGTTTTTTTGCTGCCAAGGCTCAAACGCTGGAAGAGACCATTGCAAAAAATCTCCCCAACCTCGGGATGGAAAAGCCCCTGAACGAACTCATGGGTACCATGGCGCAGTTCGACTTGGCAGTGGGGCAATATCCGGAGGAATGGGCGGCCAACTATTACGCAGCATTTGCAAAGGCAACCGTTTCCTACGTCGTCAAGGAAGCCGCACAACGTGACATGCTGCTCGATGAGGCGGATGTATACGTTGCCAAAGCGATCGAATTGGGTGCCAATAACTCGGAGACCTTTGTGGTAGCCGCCATGGTCGCCAATGCGCGTTTGGCGGTCGATGGGCAAAACCGTTGGCAGAAGTATGGCGCACTATTTTCCGAAAATTTGGAGAAGGCCAAAGCACTCAATGCTGACAACCCACGGATTTATTATCTCAAAGGCACGTCCTTGTTTTATACACCGGAGATGTTTGGCGGCGGGAAGAAGGTTGCTTTGCCATTCTTCGAGCAAGCCAAACCTTTGTTTGCCAAGGAAAATAAGGGCTCCGTTTTGATCCCGCATTGGGGATCCGAACCCAACGATTATTTCATCTCCGAATGCAATAAGACGGATGAGGAGCCGATTCAGGAGGAGCCAAAAGGCAAAAAAGAGAAGAAAAAGAAGAATGAATGATCCGTTTGGGGTTTCCCAACTGAATGTCATTGCAAAAATGGGGGTCCTTGGGCTCCCATTTTTGTTTCTCGTTTTCCTTGAGCAAATTGAGGAATGGAAATCATCCTTCGGCCGATAGAAATGCAAGACGCCGCGGAAGTCGCAAGGCTTTCGGGGCAGTTTGGTTATCCTGTGACGAAGGAGGAGATGCAAATGCGACTCTCCGAAATGCTGACTTCGAGTACGGATTGGCTGTGGGTGGCCGAATCGAATGGGCAAGTGGTCGCGTGGATGCAGGCGACCGCGATGGCCCGCTTGGAGAGCGGGCGATTTCTGGAGATCACGGGTTTTGTCGTCGATGAAACGCAGCGCAGCCGCGGCGTCGGAGGCAAAATGCTGGCATTGGTGACGGATTTTGGAAAGGAGAACGGATTTGAGCGATTGGTCGTCCGGTCGAATGTCATGCGCAACCGTGCCCATGGGTTTTATTTGAAAAATGGATTCGAAGAAAAGAAACAGCAGAAAGTCTTCGAAAAACGCATTTTCCACGCTGGAGGCTGAATATACACTTTTCAAAAGAGATGAAAAAGATCACCATTTTGATTTTGGGAATCGTTGCCACAGCCTGTTCGGTGTTGGCACAGGGGAATCCGCCATGGGAAAATCCGCTGTTGATCGCGACGTCGAGCGACGGGCTTGTCTTTTCACCGCCTACCATGTTTCAGGATTCCTCCGGCGTACCCTCGGTGATAAGATGGAAAGGCGATACCCTGATATGTGCCTTTCAATGGTTCCGCCAACCCATGGGTTCTCCGTCGTGGGACCGTGTTGCTGTGAAATATTCCTACGATGCAGGTTTGTCATGGACGGCACCCACGCCCATAGTGGTCAACGGCTTGCCCGGCAACTACCAGCGGCCGTTTGATCCCACTTTGGTCGCCATTCCCGGCACGGACAGTATCCGTATCTTCTTTTCCAGCAGCGAAGGGATTCCTCAAATGGGACTTGACAGCACGATCAACTGTTATTCTGCAGTGAGTACCGATGGTTTGAATTACGCCTTCGAACCGGGGCCGAGATATGATCGGCTGCACGAAAAATTGATTGATCCTGCTGTCGCAATTTTTAATGGTATTTGGCATTACACCGCCCCCGCAGGGGCTCCACAAGACGGTGCATACCATTGCACAGCGTCCAATGGCCTGAATTTCAGTAATGTCGGCCACATTTCCAGCGATGCAACCCACAATTGGACCGGAAACCTGATGCTGGAAAATGCGACACAAATGCGCTTCTACGGCAGCGGACCCAATATTTGGTACCGTTCGACCCTGGACGGCACGGGTTGGGCACCCTATCAAACCACCAATTTGGTGGGAGGGGACCCGAGCGCATTGAAAGTTGCGAATGGAAATTACCTGATCGTCTATGTCGGCCCTCCCGGATTTGTTGCGGTAGCGGAAGCCCAAAGTTTCCAGGTCACGGTTTTCCCAAATCCAGGCCGGGATCGCCTGCGTGTACGGGGTGCGCAAGGAGAAAACTTGCATTGTGAACTCTCCAATCTCGCTGGGCAGTTGCTCGGCAATTGGGAGTTTGAAACGGAAGCCGACATCAACGTTGCGGAATTTGCCAAAGGCTGCTACATTCTTCGTATTCGCTCTGTTACCGAATCAAAAGCAGTCTTGTGGATCAAAGAATAAGATACTTCTGGCCGTTTTTGCATTCCTCCAGATTGATTGCGATATTCCGTTTATGAAGAAAACAATTGCATCTTACTTCTTGGCAATCATTGCTTTGTCAATCCTTTGGACAGGATGCGACGACTGCGGTCCCGAGGCAGACAAGAACTATGTCTACGAACTGTCAAGCAGGGCCCAAGGATACGTGCCGTATGCCATTGGTGATAGCTTTGTGATGCTGGACTCCGTTGGTAATCAGCTTACTTATGCGGTGATGACCCGCGGCATCGCGCCCGTCGAGGAACGAGAAAACGAGTGCAGCGCCTTGGAAACCATGGACAAACTGCAAGTGGGTATGAACCAAAATCTTACCGCAAATG
Encoded here:
- a CDS encoding GNAT family N-acetyltransferase, whose amino-acid sequence is MEIILRPIEMQDAAEVARLSGQFGYPVTKEEMQMRLSEMLTSSTDWLWVAESNGQVVAWMQATAMARLESGRFLEITGFVVDETQRSRGVGGKMLALVTDFGKENGFERLVVRSNVMRNRAHGFYLKNGFEEKKQQKVFEKRIFHAGG
- a CDS encoding TonB-dependent receptor, which encodes MKIKIIGFQWVWLVILMTLSGHLFAQRPISGTVKDEKGKGIAYARVMIKSTTVGTVTDTLGKFNLKSKGNGPDTLVVSYLGYTTLNFPVAAGADASNLNLKMKEVESTINDVVITAGMIEASNESNVAVLKPLDIVTTAGSQGDIAGAIQTLPGVQRNGGDQTGLMVRGGDVSETAVIVDGTIAQNAFGPAVPGVGARSRFSPFQFKGTAFSSGGYSVRYGQAMSSVLDLQTNDMPDESTINFGLNMAGVYFSGAKKFENSAVEFAANYTNVAPFFLLAAANVDFYAPPTGAGFSGRWVSKVGGDKGIFKMNFNQTFSKVGIEIPDPASPGEKINFLIKNEYTFFNASFSYWLRPTWKVFTAVAYSDNTDDIEWGTFPSQRADNRTQARGELLWLPKARLSFLLGTDLQRYRYTQRFDTLLGGFDEFIPAGYFEAQWKPKSWLGFKAGVRAEYSQLLAKGNVAPRASLAVKTGANSQISMAGGYFYQAPQPNYLLFGYRPDFQHSIHSLLNYQWMRDDRTIRVEAYWKLYNNLILENGIPYSPNQFRFYYGQVDNGGSGYARGIDVFWRDRKSIKNFDYWISYSFIDTERQYQNYPEQATPDFVSTHNLNVITKYWWNKPQISINVSYNYASGRPYYDPLATSFLSDNAPDFHNVSLSVAHLRSLKKIFAVFYGGLDNVLNQKNVLGYRYSSTGLERYPILPPLYRSVFVGANFSLSKFNKDEL
- a CDS encoding aldehyde dehydrogenase family protein; this encodes LAELIQEADLPPGVVNIITGLARRVPNLVVHPLTWIKSRLQVRPTSARSSKGRPPDQQKVTSELLQAENIIFEDAPLDQAVEGIINGIYFHQVVCCAGSRLFVQEG
- a CDS encoding T9SS type A sorting domain-containing protein, with the translated sequence MKKITILILGIVATACSVLAQGNPPWENPLLIATSSDGLVFSPPTMFQDSSGVPSVIRWKGDTLICAFQWFRQPMGSPSWDRVAVKYSYDAGLSWTAPTPIVVNGLPGNYQRPFDPTLVAIPGTDSIRIFFSSSEGIPQMGLDSTINCYSAVSTDGLNYAFEPGPRYDRLHEKLIDPAVAIFNGIWHYTAPAGAPQDGAYHCTASNGLNFSNVGHISSDATHNWTGNLMLENATQMRFYGSGPNIWYRSTLDGTGWAPYQTTNLVGGDPSALKVANGNYLIVYVGPPGFVAVAEAQSFQVTVFPNPGRDRLRVRGAQGENLHCELSNLAGQLLGNWEFETEADINVAEFAKGCYILRIRSVTESKAVLWIKE